A single window of Candidatus Omnitrophota bacterium DNA harbors:
- a CDS encoding rod shape-determining protein: MSKVTEFLRGLFNNDIGMDLGTSNTLVYVKGRGIVLQEPSVVAIDTAHDRVIAVGVEAKRMLGRTPASIIALRPLKNGVIADFDATERMIARFIKKAQTNFSFLRPRVVIGVPSGITQVERRAVKEAAEGAGAREVHLIEEPKAAAIGSDMPIAEPSGRMIVDIGGGTTEMAVISLGEMVISRSIRVGGDAMDEAIEDFFKKKHNLLIGEGTAEQTKINVGSAFPLEDELKMNVKGRDQVSGLPKTIEVSSQNIRQALSVPVKRIVDAIKATLEETPAELSSDLVENGIVLAGGGSLLKGFENLIQQETYLPVRRAPDPLVCVALGAGKYLETLEEIKRAQKEYA, from the coding sequence ATGAGTAAAGTGACAGAATTTTTAAGAGGTCTTTTTAATAATGACATAGGCATGGATCTGGGAACTTCCAACACTCTGGTTTATGTGAAGGGCCGCGGCATTGTTCTTCAGGAGCCTTCCGTTGTGGCGATAGACACCGCTCATGACAGGGTGATAGCCGTGGGCGTCGAGGCCAAGCGTATGCTCGGCCGCACCCCGGCCAGCATTATAGCTTTGAGGCCTCTGAAAAACGGCGTGATAGCCGATTTCGATGCCACAGAGCGCATGATAGCCAGATTTATCAAGAAGGCCCAGACAAATTTCAGCTTTCTCAGGCCGCGTGTTGTTATAGGCGTACCTTCAGGCATAACGCAGGTTGAGAGACGAGCCGTTAAGGAAGCGGCCGAGGGCGCCGGCGCCAGAGAGGTGCATCTGATAGAGGAGCCGAAGGCAGCGGCCATAGGTAGCGATATGCCAATCGCCGAGCCGTCCGGCAGAATGATAGTTGATATTGGTGGCGGTACTACGGAAATGGCGGTGATATCCTTAGGAGAGATGGTGATATCGCGTTCGATCAGGGTCGGCGGAGACGCGATGGACGAGGCCATAGAAGATTTTTTCAAAAAAAAGCACAATCTTCTCATAGGCGAGGGCACGGCCGAACAGACAAAAATAAATGTGGGATCGGCTTTTCCCCTTGAGGATGAATTAAAAATGAACGTGAAAGGCCGCGATCAGGTTTCGGGCCTTCCCAAAACCATAGAGGTGAGTTCGCAGAATATAAGGCAGGCGCTGTCTGTTCCGGTAAAACGCATAGTGGACGCCATAAAAGCCACGCTCGAAGAGACGCCCGCCGAGCTATCGTCCGACCTTGTGGAAAACGGTATTGTTCTCGCCGGCGGCGGATCACTGCTTAAAGGCTTTGAGAATCTTATACAGCAGGAAACATATCTTCCAGTGCGGCGCGCGCCGGATCCTCTGGTGTGCGTGGCTCTGGGCGCCGGCAAATACCTTGAAACTCTTGAGGAAATAAAGAGAGCCCAGAAGGAATATGCATGA
- a CDS encoding 50S ribosomal protein L17, giving the protein MKNLKVNAAHGLSMMRGMAEAMIMNEQIETTVSRAKFLRGFVEKLITTAKGSGIHPRRQAARHIKSREAMDKLFKELGVRYKDRPGGYTRIIRLGNRQGDAAEICRIEFVK; this is encoded by the coding sequence ATGAAAAATTTAAAAGTGAACGCCGCTCACGGGCTTAGTATGATGAGAGGTATGGCGGAAGCCATGATAATGAACGAGCAGATAGAAACGACTGTCTCAAGGGCCAAGTTTCTCAGAGGTTTCGTGGAGAAACTCATAACGACCGCTAAGGGATCCGGCATACATCCGAGGCGTCAGGCCGCGCGGCACATAAAATCGCGCGAGGCGATGGATAAGCTCTTTAAAGAGCTGGGTGTCAGGTATAAGGACAGGCCCGGCGGTTACACGAGGATAATCCGTCTGGGTAATCGACAGGGCGACGCCGCTGAAATCTGCAGAATAGAATTTGTTAAATAA
- a CDS encoding DNA-directed RNA polymerase subunit alpha, whose product MKEFIIPEGYVLDEATATDSYGSFTIAPFERGFGYTLGNSLRRILLSSVAGAAVSGIKISGVQHEFSSVFGVNEDVAEIVLNFKKLRFSMANDEKVILTLTTSSKGPVTGKDIELVSGVELANPDVYLFTQDKPKKMTVDIEVTKGIGFVPVEARSESVDMGFVPMDADYSPVKRVSYTVENTRVKRVTNFDKLILEIKTDGTVSPEDALKKSAGIMRKCAEVFVKPVEAEEESGDASTAKNTDALDQSIEVLGVSTRILNSLRTKKISVVKELLQYSEKEFGTFPNFGPKSLSELKKALKEFAKKEGIEVSLK is encoded by the coding sequence ATGAAAGAATTTATAATACCCGAAGGATATGTCCTGGACGAGGCGACGGCGACGGACAGCTACGGAAGTTTCACCATAGCGCCTTTTGAGAGGGGGTTCGGCTATACGCTGGGAAATTCGCTCAGGCGAATATTGCTTTCTTCCGTGGCGGGGGCCGCGGTCAGCGGTATAAAAATATCGGGGGTCCAGCACGAATTTTCCTCTGTTTTCGGCGTGAACGAGGATGTGGCGGAGATCGTACTCAACTTTAAAAAATTGAGGTTTTCAATGGCCAATGATGAAAAAGTTATTTTGACGCTTACAACTTCATCAAAAGGTCCGGTGACAGGCAAGGATATAGAACTGGTTTCCGGCGTTGAGCTGGCCAATCCGGATGTTTACCTTTTCACCCAGGATAAACCGAAGAAAATGACTGTTGACATAGAGGTCACAAAAGGGATAGGATTCGTGCCTGTTGAAGCCCGATCAGAGAGCGTTGATATGGGTTTTGTGCCGATGGACGCGGATTATTCTCCTGTAAAAAGGGTGTCCTACACGGTTGAGAACACGAGGGTCAAGAGAGTGACGAATTTTGACAAGCTGATACTTGAGATCAAAACGGACGGTACTGTTTCTCCCGAAGACGCGCTGAAAAAAAGTGCGGGCATCATGAGAAAATGCGCTGAAGTTTTTGTTAAGCCCGTCGAAGCTGAGGAAGAGTCCGGCGACGCTTCAACCGCAAAAAACACTGACGCCCTTGACCAGTCTATAGAGGTGCTGGGGGTTTCCACAAGGATACTGAACAGCCTGCGGACGAAAAAAATATCTGTTGTGAAGGAGCTCCTGCAGTACAGCGAGAAAGAATTCGGCACTTTTCCGAATTTCGGGCCGAAGTCCCTGTCGGAATTAAAAAAAGCGCTTAAGGAGTTCGCAAAAAAAGAAGGAATAGAGGTTTCTTTAAAATGA
- the rpsD gene encoding 30S ribosomal protein S4 — MSKYTGPKCKLCKKYGEKLYLKGDRCWSDKCPAGKETPAGKGGTKTFRKQKSEYAIHLQEKQKSRILFGLGEKQLRKVFNDVSRKKGIKGENLLSALSRRLDNVIYRLTMTSSLPQARQIVGHRFVKVNGRVCNIPSRELKTGDKISFTEKGKKIDSVKKSLEHSGSKNIPDWLKLEKDTMTGSIDRDITSEDLIQAGIDHRLIVEFYSR; from the coding sequence ATGTCAAAATATACGGGTCCTAAATGCAAACTCTGTAAAAAATACGGAGAGAAACTTTATTTAAAGGGAGACCGCTGCTGGTCGGATAAGTGCCCTGCGGGGAAAGAAACTCCCGCCGGCAAAGGCGGAACGAAAACTTTTCGGAAACAGAAATCCGAATACGCCATACATCTTCAGGAAAAACAGAAATCCAGAATACTGTTCGGGTTGGGGGAAAAACAGTTGAGAAAAGTGTTCAACGATGTGTCCCGCAAAAAAGGCATTAAAGGAGAAAATCTTCTCAGTGCCCTCAGCCGCCGTCTTGATAATGTGATTTACAGACTGACAATGACATCCAGCCTTCCGCAGGCCAGGCAGATCGTGGGTCACAGGTTTGTCAAGGTGAACGGGAGGGTGTGCAATATACCATCGCGGGAACTCAAAACCGGTGACAAGATCAGTTTTACCGAAAAAGGCAAAAAAATAGATTCTGTTAAAAAATCGCTGGAACACAGCGGGTCCAAAAATATACCGGATTGGCTGAAGCTGGAAAAAGATACGATGACGGGCTCAATTGACAGAGATATTACTTCTGAAGATTTGATTCAGGCAGGAATAGACCACCGTCTTATAGTAGAATTCTATTCAAGGTAA
- the rpsK gene encoding 30S ribosomal protein S11: MATTATKKRKIHVKEGKIYVLTSYNNTIVTVTDMKGNVIASSSAGANGFKGARKGTTYASGVVAATASQKAREMGMERVDVFVNGPGSGRESALRSVQGAGIRVSSVRDITPIPHNGCRPKKKRRV, translated from the coding sequence ATGGCTACAACAGCGACAAAGAAAAGAAAAATTCATGTGAAGGAAGGCAAGATTTATGTTCTGACCAGCTACAACAACACGATAGTGACGGTGACGGATATGAAAGGGAATGTTATCGCGTCATCATCCGCCGGAGCTAATGGTTTTAAGGGTGCCAGGAAAGGCACAACTTACGCTTCCGGGGTTGTGGCCGCAACCGCCTCGCAGAAAGCCAGAGAAATGGGGATGGAAAGAGTGGACGTTTTTGTAAACGGCCCCGGTTCCGGCAGGGAATCGGCTCTCAGATCCGTTCAGGGCGCTGGTATAAGGGTTTCTTCCGTGAGAGATATCACGCCCATCCCGCATAACGGATGCAGGCCGAAAAAAAAGAGAAGAGTGTAA
- the rpsM gene encoding 30S ribosomal protein S13: MARISGIELPLNKKLAVGLSYVYGVGKTTALAIIEASGIDASKRIKDLSDAEVAKIQKIINENYQVEGDLRREVQGNIKQLMEIGCYRGIRHRKGLPVRGQRTKTNARTRKGKKKTVMASKKEAPKKG, translated from the coding sequence ATGGCAAGGATTTCAGGAATTGAATTACCGCTGAATAAAAAACTCGCGGTGGGTTTAAGCTATGTTTACGGCGTCGGCAAGACCACGGCCCTGGCTATAATTGAAGCGTCCGGCATTGACGCTTCCAAAAGAATAAAAGATCTGTCAGATGCGGAAGTGGCGAAGATCCAGAAAATAATAAACGAAAATTATCAGGTTGAAGGTGATTTGCGCCGGGAGGTGCAGGGCAACATCAAACAGCTCATGGAGATAGGATGTTACCGCGGCATCAGGCACAGAAAGGGCCTGCCCGTGCGCGGCCAGCGTACAAAGACCAACGCGCGCACGAGAAAGGGCAAAAAGAAAACCGTGATGGCGTCAAAAAAAGAAGCGCCGAAGAAGGGGTAA
- the rpmJ gene encoding 50S ribosomal protein L36 — protein MKVKASVKPICNKCKVVKRKGVVRVICENPKHKQRQG, from the coding sequence ATGAAAGTTAAAGCATCGGTGAAACCTATCTGTAATAAGTGCAAGGTCGTCAAAAGAAAAGGCGTCGTGAGGGTTATATGCGAGAACCCCAAGCACAAGCAGAGGCAGGGCTGA
- the infA gene encoding translation initiation factor IF-1, whose product MTKEEKIEMNGMVVKALGNAVFKVQLDEAHEVLAHISGKIRRHYIKILPGDRVKVELSPYDLTKGRIVFRENANRNQGEDQ is encoded by the coding sequence ATGACAAAAGAAGAAAAAATAGAAATGAACGGGATGGTCGTTAAGGCACTGGGTAACGCTGTTTTTAAGGTGCAGCTTGACGAAGCTCACGAGGTGCTGGCACATATATCCGGAAAAATAAGAAGGCATTATATAAAAATTCTCCCGGGAGACAGGGTGAAGGTGGAGCTTTCGCCTTATGATCTCACCAAGGGAAGAATAGTTTTCAGGGAGAACGCGAACCGCAATCAGGGAGAGGATCAATGA
- the map gene encoding type I methionyl aminopeptidase, producing MIKIKTASEIDGIRKSCKLLKKMSDMIRKHITEGRKTSDLAALAEEFIYSNQATPAFTSEGFPSCICVSVNDEVVHGIPGDYVIQNGDLVSVDMGLILSGYYSDMAVSAVAGNASSVAQNLMDVAEQSLRKGIEQFKEGNRLGDISHAIASFAEKNGFSVVRQFTGHGIGLELHEEPQILNYGRPGTGPELKNGMVFAIEPMINAGSWEVKIDDNGWTARTSDGNLSAHFEHTVALLDGEPEVFTS from the coding sequence ATAATAAAAATTAAAACAGCTTCCGAGATCGACGGGATAAGAAAAAGCTGTAAACTATTGAAAAAAATGAGCGATATGATAAGAAAGCACATAACAGAGGGCCGGAAAACATCGGATCTGGCGGCCCTGGCGGAGGAATTCATATATTCCAATCAGGCAACGCCGGCGTTTACGTCCGAGGGTTTTCCCTCGTGCATATGCGTTTCCGTCAATGACGAGGTTGTCCACGGCATTCCGGGGGATTATGTGATCCAGAACGGTGATCTTGTCAGCGTTGACATGGGCCTTATCCTCAGCGGTTATTATTCGGATATGGCCGTGAGCGCTGTCGCGGGTAATGCCTCCTCTGTTGCCCAAAACCTAATGGATGTCGCGGAGCAGTCTCTCCGGAAGGGGATAGAGCAGTTTAAAGAGGGAAATCGTCTCGGCGATATATCGCACGCCATAGCGTCGTTTGCGGAAAAAAACGGTTTCTCTGTTGTCAGGCAGTTTACAGGCCACGGCATAGGGCTGGAGCTTCACGAGGAGCCGCAAATCCTGAACTACGGCCGCCCCGGCACAGGGCCTGAGCTCAAAAACGGCATGGTGTTCGCTATTGAGCCCATGATAAACGCCGGGAGCTGGGAAGTGAAAATAGATGATAACGGATGGACCGCGCGTACTTCTGACGGAAACCTTTCCGCCCATTTTGAGCACACGGTCGCGCTCCTTGACGGAGAACCTGAGGTTTTTACATCATGA
- a CDS encoding adenylate kinase, which translates to MICIFLGAPGSGKGTQAKKVCAAFGMKYIGTGEILRDNVASGTELGKRVKATLVAGHLVDDETMIQIIEEKIKKEDSFLMDGFPRTVPQAEALDGLFEKYGKKVNTVIFLDVDAGEVTKRILGRFSCPSCGKDYNVYTDDIKDRLCPSDGADLIQRSDDTEETVRERIEEYSRKTAPLKEFYENRKSLINVRGTGSPSEIFERITEALDNKN; encoded by the coding sequence ATGATTTGTATTTTTTTGGGAGCTCCCGGATCCGGTAAGGGCACGCAGGCCAAGAAGGTGTGCGCGGCGTTCGGGATGAAATATATAGGCACCGGAGAAATCCTGCGCGATAATGTCGCGTCCGGCACGGAGCTGGGAAAAAGAGTGAAGGCCACACTGGTTGCGGGGCACCTCGTCGATGATGAAACGATGATACAGATTATAGAGGAAAAAATAAAAAAAGAGGATTCTTTTCTTATGGACGGATTCCCGCGGACGGTGCCTCAGGCGGAAGCGCTGGACGGGCTTTTTGAAAAATACGGAAAAAAAGTAAACACCGTGATCTTTCTGGATGTTGACGCCGGGGAAGTGACAAAAAGGATCCTCGGAAGATTTTCCTGTCCTTCATGCGGGAAAGACTACAATGTGTACACAGATGATATAAAAGACAGGCTCTGCCCCTCGGACGGAGCGGATCTCATCCAGCGGAGTGACGACACGGAAGAAACGGTGAGGGAGAGAATAGAAGAGTACTCGCGCAAAACCGCTCCTCTTAAAGAATTTTACGAGAATAGGAAGAGTCTCATAAATGTCCGCGGCACGGGAAGCCCTTCCGAGATATTTGAACGGATAACGGAGGCATTAGATAATAAAAATTAA
- the secY gene encoding preprotein translocase subunit SecY, translated as MINSFGDIFKVQDLKRKIGFTFLILAVYRVGTTVPLPGVNAAALQAFFARQEGVLGFLNMFSGGAMERLSIFALGIMPYINASIIMSLLQTAIPYLEKLSKEGAPGREKITRMTRYATLLIGSVQAFGLTFWIQSMKAPGGEAVLMFTGFGFRLLLVVTMLTGTMLVMWLGEQITESGIGNGISLIIFTGIVAGFPSGLKNTYSLLSTDEISLFALALIGAFMLAILALTVFIEEAQRRIPIQYAQRVVGRKVYGGQSTYLPLKVESSGVIAVIFAMAFMSFPLMIGQFFPGSALFEKLQIFFSPGNIVYIIVYTVLIVAFCYFYTLLTFDPKNIADNLKKSGGFIPGVRPGEQTAEKIKTVMYRIILIGALFVVFIAIVPMILRNFNMPFYFGGTALLIIVGVALDTMGQVESQLIMRHYDGLLKKSRLKGRYFNIK; from the coding sequence TCGCTGTTTACAGGGTAGGAACAACAGTGCCTCTTCCCGGCGTTAACGCCGCGGCTCTTCAGGCCTTTTTCGCGAGGCAGGAAGGCGTGCTCGGATTTTTGAATATGTTCTCCGGCGGCGCCATGGAGCGTCTTTCTATTTTCGCTCTGGGAATAATGCCTTACATAAACGCTTCAATTATTATGTCGCTGCTGCAGACGGCGATACCCTATCTTGAGAAACTTTCTAAAGAAGGCGCTCCGGGCAGGGAAAAGATAACGAGAATGACCCGCTACGCCACTCTCCTGATAGGTTCGGTGCAGGCCTTCGGACTCACATTCTGGATACAGAGCATGAAAGCCCCCGGCGGTGAAGCCGTTTTGATGTTCACCGGTTTCGGCTTCAGGCTTCTTCTGGTCGTCACCATGCTCACCGGCACAATGCTTGTCATGTGGCTCGGTGAGCAGATAACGGAATCCGGTATAGGAAACGGCATATCGCTGATAATATTCACGGGGATCGTCGCGGGTTTTCCGTCCGGCCTTAAAAACACTTATTCACTTCTCAGCACGGATGAGATATCGTTGTTCGCCCTCGCTCTCATCGGGGCTTTTATGCTCGCGATACTGGCTCTCACCGTTTTTATAGAAGAGGCCCAGCGCCGCATCCCGATACAGTACGCGCAGCGTGTCGTCGGGCGCAAGGTGTACGGCGGCCAGAGCACTTATCTGCCTCTGAAAGTGGAGTCTTCGGGAGTTATAGCGGTAATATTCGCTATGGCTTTTATGAGTTTTCCCCTGATGATAGGCCAGTTTTTCCCCGGTTCCGCGCTTTTTGAAAAGCTGCAGATATTCTTTTCTCCGGGCAACATCGTTTATATCATCGTTTACACGGTGCTGATCGTGGCGTTCTGTTATTTTTACACTCTTCTCACATTCGATCCGAAAAACATAGCAGACAACCTGAAAAAATCAGGCGGTTTTATACCCGGAGTCAGGCCGGGCGAGCAGACCGCGGAAAAGATAAAGACGGTGATGTACAGGATAATATTGATAGGCGCCCTTTTTGTGGTTTTCATAGCCATTGTGCCGATGATACTCAGGAATTTCAATATGCCTTTTTATTTCGGCGGGACGGCGCTCCTGATTATTGTGGGCGTGGCGCTTGACACAATGGGCCAGGTCGAGTCCCAGCTGATCATGAGGCATTACGACGGACTGCTCAAAAAGAGCCGTCTTAAAGGGAGATATTTCAACATAAAATGA